One window from the genome of Andreesenia angusta encodes:
- a CDS encoding AAA family ATPase — protein sequence MGKKVEFEKIKKLRLERGMTQVELAEATGVNVSVIKSQETGRSDMNYDYLLKIAEGLGVDIGDIYIEDYRETKVITVANNKGGSGKTSVVASLGHTLSDMGKKVLLIDSDMQMNLSYSYGFERDRMNLNEAIVNEEDLGGYIRKTDFDNLDIIISDFEMATIEMHLFTKTLRETVFKRLLRKTVESGVYDFIIIDTNPTLGMLNLNILNASDYVIVPVEMSAFGILGLEVLIKFINQAQEINEKLELAGVLRTKVDKRESITSEADEVLMDVFGEKIFDAYIPIDTNVKKAQWERQPLNVFNKSSRANKQYTRFAKELMAIVK from the coding sequence TCTCGGTGATAAAGTCTCAGGAGACCGGAAGGTCCGACATGAACTACGACTATCTGCTGAAGATAGCGGAAGGGCTAGGAGTTGACATAGGTGATATATATATCGAGGACTACAGGGAGACAAAGGTTATAACCGTGGCCAACAACAAGGGGGGAAGTGGGAAGACTAGCGTTGTGGCAAGCCTCGGCCACACTCTTTCCGACATGGGGAAGAAGGTGCTCCTGATAGATTCCGACATGCAGATGAACCTTTCTTACAGCTACGGATTCGAAAGAGACAGGATGAATTTGAACGAGGCGATAGTGAACGAGGAGGACCTTGGCGGCTACATAAGGAAGACGGATTTCGATAATCTGGACATTATAATATCCGACTTTGAAATGGCCACCATAGAGATGCACCTTTTCACCAAGACTCTTAGGGAGACCGTGTTCAAGAGGCTTCTCAGAAAAACTGTAGAAAGCGGAGTCTACGACTTCATAATAATAGACACCAACCCGACGCTTGGGATGCTGAACCTGAACATACTCAACGCCAGCGACTATGTCATAGTGCCGGTTGAGATGAGCGCATTCGGGATACTGGGGCTCGAGGTGCTTATAAAGTTCATAAATCAGGCGCAGGAGATAAACGAGAAGCTTGAGCTTGCGGGCGTGCTGAGGACCAAAGTGGACAAGAGGGAGAGCATAACTTCGGAGGCTGACGAGGTGCTTATGGACGTCTTCGGGGAGAAGATATTCGACGCCTACATTCCGATAGATACCAATGTGAAGAAGGCGCAGTGGGAGAGGCAGCCGCTCAATGTGTTCAACAAGAGCAGCAGGGCCAACAAGCAGTACACTAGATTCGCTAAGGAGCTGATGGCAATTGTCAAGTAG